The Scyliorhinus torazame isolate Kashiwa2021f chromosome 17, sScyTor2.1, whole genome shotgun sequence genome includes a window with the following:
- the taf8 gene encoding transcription initiation factor TFIID subunit 8 isoform X1, giving the protein MTTASVSDTYTPADATCRVSVENVAQKSSSSKASMSPSDNYYLARRRTLQVVVSSLLTEAGFDAAEKAAVETLTEMLQSYLSEIGRSAKVYCEHSARTQPTLSDVVVTLAEMGFNVDNIQAYAKRSQRMVITAPPVTNTPATPRALSTGQKRTHPSYIPGHFPEFPDPHTYIKTPTIREPVSDYQVLREKAASQRRDVERALTRFMAKTGETESLFKDDVSTFPLIAARTTTIPYLNALLPSELELQQMEETDSSEQDDQTDTENLALNMNSDEMSTEKENAMLQQNSGLSNSKSNEEPMIDNPYLRPVKKPKIRRKK; this is encoded by the exons ATGACGACGGCTTCAGTCTCCGACACATATACGCCGGCTGATGCGACATGCAGAGTCTCAGTGGAAAATGTGGCCCAG AAATCATCGAGTTCCAAAGCATCAATGTCCCCTTCAGATAACTATTATTTGGCACGAAGGCGGACACTGCAGGTGGTGGTTAGTTCCCTACTAACTGAAGCAGGGTTTGACGCAGCAGAAAAGGCGGCTGTCGAAACATTGACTGAAATGCTGCAGAGCT ATCTTTCTGAAATTGGTCGAAGTGCAAAAGTATATTGTGAACATTCAGCACGAACTCAACCAACCTTGTCAGATGTTGTGGTTACTTTAGCAGAAATGG GTTTTAATGTGGATAATATTCAGGCTTATGCCAAACGTTCACAAAGGATGGTTATTACTGCAC CTCCTGTCACAAATACCCCAGCAACCCCCAGAGCACTTTCTACTGGACAGAAGAGAACACACCCCTCATATATACCAGGCCATTTTCCAGAGTTCCCTGACCCTCACACCTATATAAAGACACCT ACAATCAGAGAGCCAGTTTCTGATTACCAAGTGCTGAGGGAGAAAGCTGCATCCCAGCGAAGAGATGTGGAGCGAGCTCTGACCAGATTTATGGCCAAGACAGGAGAGACAGAGAGTCTGTTTAAAGATGACGTCTCCACATTCCCAT TGATTGCTGCGCGAACTACCACAATTCCTTACCTAAATGCCTTGCTACCATCTGAACTTGAACTGCAGCAGATGGAGGAGACAGATTCCTCGGAACAGGATGATCAGACTGATACAGAGAATCTTGCACTAAATATGAACAGC GATGAAATGTCCACTGAAAAGGAAAATGCCATGTTGCAACAGAACTCAGGTTTATCCAACAGCAAGAGTAATGAGGAGCCAATGATTGACAATCCATATCTAAGACCGGTGAAAAAGCCCAAGATCCGCAGGAAGAAATGA
- the taf8 gene encoding transcription initiation factor TFIID subunit 8 isoform X2: MTTASVSDTYTPADATCRVSVENVAQKSSSSKASMSPSDNYYLARRRTLQVVVSSLLTEAGFDAAEKAAVETLTEMLQSCFNVDNIQAYAKRSQRMVITAPPVTNTPATPRALSTGQKRTHPSYIPGHFPEFPDPHTYIKTPTIREPVSDYQVLREKAASQRRDVERALTRFMAKTGETESLFKDDVSTFPLIAARTTTIPYLNALLPSELELQQMEETDSSEQDDQTDTENLALNMNSDEMSTEKENAMLQQNSGLSNSKSNEEPMIDNPYLRPVKKPKIRRKK, from the exons ATGACGACGGCTTCAGTCTCCGACACATATACGCCGGCTGATGCGACATGCAGAGTCTCAGTGGAAAATGTGGCCCAG AAATCATCGAGTTCCAAAGCATCAATGTCCCCTTCAGATAACTATTATTTGGCACGAAGGCGGACACTGCAGGTGGTGGTTAGTTCCCTACTAACTGAAGCAGGGTTTGACGCAGCAGAAAAGGCGGCTGTCGAAACATTGACTGAAATGCTGCAGAGCT GTTTTAATGTGGATAATATTCAGGCTTATGCCAAACGTTCACAAAGGATGGTTATTACTGCAC CTCCTGTCACAAATACCCCAGCAACCCCCAGAGCACTTTCTACTGGACAGAAGAGAACACACCCCTCATATATACCAGGCCATTTTCCAGAGTTCCCTGACCCTCACACCTATATAAAGACACCT ACAATCAGAGAGCCAGTTTCTGATTACCAAGTGCTGAGGGAGAAAGCTGCATCCCAGCGAAGAGATGTGGAGCGAGCTCTGACCAGATTTATGGCCAAGACAGGAGAGACAGAGAGTCTGTTTAAAGATGACGTCTCCACATTCCCAT TGATTGCTGCGCGAACTACCACAATTCCTTACCTAAATGCCTTGCTACCATCTGAACTTGAACTGCAGCAGATGGAGGAGACAGATTCCTCGGAACAGGATGATCAGACTGATACAGAGAATCTTGCACTAAATATGAACAGC GATGAAATGTCCACTGAAAAGGAAAATGCCATGTTGCAACAGAACTCAGGTTTATCCAACAGCAAGAGTAATGAGGAGCCAATGATTGACAATCCATATCTAAGACCGGTGAAAAAGCCCAAGATCCGCAGGAAGAAATGA